In the Phoenix dactylifera cultivar Barhee BC4 unplaced genomic scaffold, palm_55x_up_171113_PBpolish2nd_filt_p 001297F, whole genome shotgun sequence genome, one interval contains:
- the LOC120108369 gene encoding F-box protein At4g18380-like, with protein MQSNTRIHSDPYLSEDHFDQIPDSLVLLIFNKLADVRSLGRCSAVSKRFNSLVPLVHDVYVRIDRVVTVDGDPNDPLNLSSPKPRNLLSQLLKLMLFTILKPFHHLQNPNGGNKSFLPQLSHHSPAQVLKNFTDIRNLRIELPAGDVGTEDGVLLKWKAEFGSTLQNCVILGGTRMDRKPASSNQEQSAEDNGSIPESFYTNGGLKLRVVWTISSLIAASTRHYLLCQIIKDHPTLRSLVLTDADGQGTLTMGLEQLREFREKPLAASASSSRTQVPASNMKLRYAPYLELPEGMGMQGATLVAIKPAGEGSSGSNSSRKEAEAFVSGAFDGPFKVAVKALLKRRTYLLEMNGF; from the coding sequence ATGCAGTCCAACACCAGAATTCATTCCGACCCATACCTCAGCGAGGACCATTTTGATCAGATACCCGACTCTCTGGTGCTCCTCATCTTCAACAAGCTAGCAGATGTTCGGTCCCTTGGCCGCTGCTCTGCTGTCTCAAAGCGCTTCAATTCCCTCGTCCCCCTCGTCCATGATGTCTATGTTAGGATTGACCGTGTTGTTACTGTTGATGGTGATCCCAACGACCCCCTAAACCTATCTTCTCCGAAACCCCGAAACCTCCTGTCCCAGCTCCTGAAGCTCATGCTCTTCACTATTCTCAAACCCTTCCACCACCTTCAGAACCCCAATGGTGGGAACAAATCCTTCCTTCCCCAACTATCCCACCACTCACCTGCCCAGGTCCTGAAGAACTTCACCGACATTCGCAACCTTAGGATTGAACTCCCTGCCGGTGATGTCGGAACGGAAGATGGGGTCCTTTTGAAATGGAAGGCAGAATTTGGCAGCACTCTCCAGAACTGTGTCATATTGGGGGGCACTCGGATGGACCGCAAACCAGCTTCGTCCAATCAGGAGCAGTCGGCGGAAGACAATGGGAGTATACCTGAGTCGTTCTATACAAATGGAGGTTTAAAATTGCGTGTTGTTTGGACAATCAGCTCTTTGATTGCTGCATCAACAAGGCATTACCTTCTTTGCCAGATAATCAAGGATCACCCGACATTGAGGAGCTTGGTTTTGACAGATGCTGATGGGCAAGGGACACTAACCATGGGGTTAGAGCAGCTGAGGGAGTTCAGAGAAAAGCCATTGGCAGCCTCTGCATCATCAAGTAGGACTCAGGTGCCGGCATCCAACATGAAGTTGAGGTATGCTCCATACTTGGAGCTCCCCGAGGGAATGGGAATGCAGGGTGCTACACTAGTGGCAATCAAGCCTGCTGGAGAGGGCAGCAGTGGCAGCAATAGCAGCAGGAAGGAGGCAGAGGCATTTGTTTCTGGGGCCTTTGACGGACCATTCAAGGTGGCAGTGAAGGCATTGTTGAAGCGGCGCACCTACCTTTTAGAGATGAATGGTTTCTAG